Genomic window (Pimelobacter simplex):
TCCAGATGCTCGGCCACCTTGGGGAGCTTCTCGGCCAGGGCGTCGACGACCCGGTCGAACTGGGCGTGGACAGCGTCGGCGTCGGGCTGGTCGTAGATCGAGTGCAGCAGCGCCTTGACCCAGCCCCACGAGGACTTCGGCGTCGCCGACATCAGGTTCGCCGCGTAGTGGGTTCGGCAGCGCTGCCACGAGGCGCCGGGCAACGTGGCGCCGATCGCGGCCACCAGCCCGGCGTGGGCGTCGCTGGTGACGAGCTTGACCCCGGCCAGGCCGCGGGCGGTCAGATCCCTCCAGAAGGCCAGCCACCCGGCGCCGTCCTCGCTGCTGGTGACCTGCACGCCGAGGATCTCGCGGTGCCCGTCGGCGTTGACGCCGGTGGCGACCAGCACGTGGACCGGCACCACCCGGCCACCTTCGCGGACCTTGAGCACCAACGCGTCGGCGGCCACGAAGGTGAACGGCCCGGCCTCCTCCAGCCGTCGGGTGCGGAACTGCTCGACGTGCTCGTCGAGTTCCTTGGCCATCACCGAGACCTGGCTCTTGGACAGGCCGGTGATGCCGAGGGTCTGCACCAGCTTGTCCATCCGCCGCGTCGAGACGCCGAGCAGGTAACAGGTCGCGACCACACTGGTCAGTGCCCGCTCTGCTCGCTTGCGGCGCTCCAGCAGCCACTCGGGGTACAGCGAACCGGTGCGCAGCTTGGGAACCGCGACGTCCAGAGTGCCGACGCGGGTGTCGAGGTCGCGGTGCCGGTAGCCGTTGCGGGAGTTGACGCGCTCCATGCTGCGTTCGCCGTAGCCGGCGCCGCACACCGCGTCGGCCTGCGCCGAGAGCAGCGCATTGACGAACGTGGTGAGCAGGTCCCGCATCAGATCAGGACTGGCCTGGGACAGCTGCTCGTTCAGGAACTGTGCAGGGTCGATACTGGGTCCAGCGGTCATCGTCGTGGTCCTTCTTCGAGTCGGTTTTCGCAGATCACTCGAAGGATCCACCCGGTGGCCGCGCCTACGTTGGAGGCACGCGCTCACTCAGGTCCGTCGTACACCACTCTGCTGGACTCCACTTAGAGGTCGGTCCGGTGACCCTCGTGGCCATAGCTCCACGGCCGGGTGCGTTCGTTCCAAGCTGGCACAAGGGGTCCACCCGTAGGTCAGCGTGGGTCAGGCAGTCCAAACTACGACATACAGCACTGTCTCACCGAGAACCGGAATCATGATCGACGACGCGGGCCCCGGCTGACCGGGCCCGCGTCGCGGCCTCCGCCGCACACTTGGCCGGTCACTGTGCAGTGCAAGCGCGCCCAACATGCTCGCGGTCGCGGCGCGGCATCTGGGTTCCGCTCTACGACGTACTCGCGGGGACGCCTGCCCTCGGAGGTGAGGGCCCCATCACCGCATAGGGAACCGCCAACGGTGAACCCGCGGGGCCGACCCGATCGCCGCTACTCCTTCTCGGTGACGGCTCCAGATCTGGCACACGACATGCCACGTCCCCGGCTTCTCCGAACCTGAGTGTCCGCACACACTCGAGGACGTTGCGTATGCTCAGGTTCGTCGCAGAACCGTCAAAATTCGCGCGAACTTCTAAAGAGCGGCCTCGATGGCCTCGTTGGTGTAGTAGAGCTTCTTCTCCAGTGGGTGCAGCACGGTCTGGACCTTGTAGGTGGCGTCGCCGATGCACCACAGCGCGCGGCCCTTGTCCTGCATCGCCCACCCGGAGACGAGGTCCTGGGCGATCGGGCCGAGACCGAGCATCGAGTCGAGCTCGCGGGCGACGCGAGGCTTCTGGGCGCCGAGGATCTTGATGTCGGCCAGCTCGAGGAGGTCCTTGGCGATCATCGCGGCCTGGGAGTCGGCGTCGCCAACCGAGAGCAGGTCGGAGGGCTTGTGGAGGTTGCAGAACTGGATGTCGCCGCCCTTGCCGGCCATGCCGCGGGAGAGCCGCAGGTCGGCGTCGAAGCTGGCCACCGCGGCGGTTCCGAGACGCATCTGCTTCCAGACCTCGTCGCGCACGACGATGCGCAGGTCGCCGGGCTCGGCGATCTCCCGCAGGCCGCGGCCCCAGGAGTTCATGCACAGCAGCGCGATGCCGACCGCCTCATCGCCCAGGCCGTCGAGCCGAGAGAGGCTGAACGACTGGATCGGGGCGCGCCAGTCGACCTCGATGTTTGTGAAGTCGTCGAAGAGGCCGGCCAGAGTGCCGGTGACGAGCTCGCCGAGTGCGTTGCGCAGCAGCCGGGTGTCGTCGAGGAACACGCGGGTGTTCGCGTACTCGCAGGCCCGGACGAGCTCCTCGGTGGGGTTGCGCAGCAGGTCCCACAGACGCGGGATGGTCGTCTCCTTGAGGACGGTGTTGCCGGCGGCGTAGCCGGTGAGGATCTGCAGTGCGTTGCGGACGACGTCGCTCTCGTCGGGACCGAACGGGACCCGGCGCTCGTCGTCGATCTTCATGGACCCGACGAGGCCGCGGACCAGGACCAGCCAGCGCTTGAAGATGATCGTGGCGCGGCGCTGCTGTTCCTCGGCGGAGAGGTCCTTCCAGCCGTCGCCGAGCGGGCCCATGTCCAGCGGGTTGACCCGCGCCCAGAAGCCGGGGGCGATGACGAAGGGCTCGACCCCGAGCGCGCGACACAGGGACTCGTACTCGTCCTTGACGTCGCCGGTGACCAGCGTGCGGTAGCCGAAGGGCATCATCCGGGTGCAGAACGCCTTGGTGGTGCCGGACTTGCCGCTGCCGGGCTTGGCGAACTGAAAGATGTTGGGGTTGGTCGCCGGCACGTCGTCGCGCAGCACCCACCCGAACGGGTCGCAGTAGAACGAGCCGCCCGAGAGCTGGTCGACGCCCATCTGCGCGCCGGTCGGGGGCAGGGCGGGCGCGGAGACGAACGGCCAGAACACCGGCGCCTGGTCGCTGGTCATGCGCCAGGCCGACGCCGGCGCCGTGGCGGCCGCCCAGCCGCGGCCGCCACGAGCTGCACCGCGGCGCGGGGCGTACTTGAAGATCCGGGGCTCCTTGGCCTCCGGCTCGAGGGCGGCGATCGTGGGCAGGTCGTGACCGAAGTCCGACAGCAGGGCGGCCATGTCGCGGCCGCCGCGGCGGTTGCGGCGAGAGGTGGTCATCAGGCGTCTCCGCTCCGGGTCAGGCTCGTTCCGAGCGGGATGGTCGAGGCGGAGAACCCCGTGTCCTGGGCGAGGTCGAGGCGCAGCGGCGCGAACCCGGCGCGGCGGACCGATGCGTCCAGGCGGCGGCCGAACTCGGTGATCCGCAGCGTCTTGGGGACGGTGACCGTGCACACCGCGTAGGGGCGGGTCAGCGAGTTGCCGCGGGCCAGCTTTGCGTCCAGTCCGCGGGCCTTGTGGGCCTCGTCGCGCTGCTTGGCGCGTGTCTTGCGGCCGAGCTTCTCGTTCATGCCCTCGGCCAGGTCGGCGGCCCACTCGGCGTTGCCGGACTGCCGGTCGGCCTTGGAGTGGGACACGATCGGGTAGGCGACGACGAACGAGCGCCGCTCGCCGGACTCGCTCGGGGTGAGGATCGGTGCGAGTGCGCCCATCGCCACGCCGCGGGTGGGCAGCTTGATGGTGGCGCTGATCGAGTTCCAGGCGTCGTGGCTGTAGTGCCGCACTGTGGCGTCGGCACCGGACGGGCCGGCCATCGCCCACGGGACGTCGGCGTTCACGCCCGGCTCCTTCTCCCGCATCGCCAGGGCCTCGACGATGCCGGCGCGATCGCCGGGGGCGAACCCGGTCCGGCAGGCAAGCGCGAGTTCGGGCGAGGTGAGCCACCGGACGGAGGTCATGCCCATCGGGCCGCGCAGCTGTGCCTCGATCTCAGCCATGAGCAGGTAGATCTCGCGGCAGCGTCCCTCGAAGCCGCCGCCGGACTCCTTGGCCGACCGGGCGATCCGGGTCTCGGGGACGACGATCGTCACGAACGTCTCGGTGCGCACCGACGCCTGGGTGAGGCCGTGGGCCAGGTCGCTGTTCACCACCTCGGCCAGCTCCGGGGCGTTGGCGCGGCGGTGCTTGGTGACCCACAGATCGCGCTCGGCGCCGTCCTCGGGGACGGTGCGGACCATGAAGAGGATCTCGTCGACCTTCTCGGTGCGCCCGGCGACGTCGAGCAGCCCGGCGAGCGCCTCGCCGTAGCGGTTGCGCTCCTCGACGTCCTTCATGCCGATGCCAGGGTGCACGATCGCGGCGGTGACCGCCCACGTCTTGGTGGCGTGGTCCTGGATCACCGCGACGCGCTGCAGCTGCGAGCCGTGCGGCGGGCCGTCGTGGATCTGGACCCCCTGCAGCACCCCGGGCAGGTCCGGGGTGTCGAGGTCCTCGCCGCGGCCCTGGGTGGCCTTGGCCCTGAACGAGGTCCAGCCCAGCAGCCCACCCACGGCGTACGCCGTCGAGGCGAACACCCAGCCGGTGGCCGAGCGGCCCCGGACCGGGATGACGGTGATGGCCAGCAGGAACAGCCAGACCAGGGCGAACAGGAACGCGGAGAACCACGCCCCGCGGCTGATCGCCCAGAACGCCGGCAGGCTGGCCAGCGCCAGGAACATCAGCTGGCCTCCGGAGAGGCCGAAGAACCAGCCGATGCGGTCGCGCTGGTAGTCGGCGTAGATGGTCATCGTCGGCTTCCTTCCGGGTCAATGAGGTCGGGGTGGGTCGGCAGGGGGGTGAGGCGGATCGGGCGGCGCATCGCTACACCGCCACCGGGGGGATCCCGCCGGCGGCCGCGGCGGCACCACCGGCGCCGCCCGCCGCTCCCCCACCGCCACCGGCAGCCGGGGTCTTGGGAGCTGCTCCGGCACCGCCGGCACCGCCCTGACCGCCACCCGAGCCGCCACCAGGCGCACCGCCGGTGGGCAGCGTCGGAGGTGTCGGCGGAGCAGGCGGCATGGGCGGAGTCGGCATCTGCGGGTCGTAGTCCCCGCCGCCCTGCGAACCGGGGTGCGTTCCGCTGCTCTGGTCGCCGGACTGGCCGCCGGACTGACGGCCTCCCATGCCGCTGAAGTCCGGGCCGTAGGTGCTCTGCCCGACGCCGGCCTGGTTGGTCTCGTCCGACATCAGCGAGGTCGCCTTGGCACCGGCGGAGTTGATCCAGCCCATGCCGGTCGACAGCGCCTGGCCGACCGGCCCGAAGCTGCCGAGGACGCCCTGGGTCGACTTGTTGAACCGGTCACCGGTCGAGGCCTCCGCGCTCTGCTCACCCGAAGACCGGCCGTTGGCGTCCGTGGTCGACGCGGCCGATGAACCGCCGCCGCCGGCACCGCCGCCGAGCAGGCCCTGGAGGCCGCCCTGGATGGCCATGCCCTGTCGGAACGACGCGCCGCTGGGGGTGCCCGGGTCGACGAACGCCAGGAGCTTGAACAGAGCCAGCGGCGCCACGACGCTGATCAGGATCGTCATCACTGCCGGCAGGGCGGTGCCGAACGCCTTGGCGGTGTCGTCGGCGAGGTGGGCGGCGACACCGTTGGCGAACTGCACGCCGATGCCCAGGACCATCACCATCAGCACCGGCGTGAAGGCCGCGGCGTGAAACCAGCGCAGCGACTTCCAGAACCAGGAGCGGGTGAAGTCCGAGACCAGGCCGGCCGCCGACAGCGGGCCGGTGGCGGTCAGCACCAGCAGCGACGCGGCGCGCGCGAGGTAGACCAGGACGTGCCCGATCGCGGCGAGCCACAGGAAGATCCCGAGGAACGCGAGCGCGGTGGCCACGCCGGCGTCGGTGATGTCATCGATGCCGAGGCCGCCCAGGGGGTCCCAGTCGGGCCAGGTCTGCACCTTGAGCAGCGACTTCATCAGCGCCTTGGTGATGGCGCCGCAGGCAGCGACGATCATCACGCAGTAGCCGAACCAGCAGGCGCAGACCACGACGAACTGGCCGGCGCCGATGAACGCCCGCGCGAGGCCCTTCCCTTCGCGCTTGAAGGCGGCAGCGCCGAGCTGGATCATCGCCAAGATGACCACCAGTGAGAGGGCGAGCCAGAGCGTGAAGGCGTAGACGTCCTTGCCCGGTCCGTCGGCGCGCAGGTCGGGGGTCAAGAACAGCTCGCTGAACGTGAGCACGATGCGCAGCACGAACAGGCCGGAGTTCCAGACCGCGAGCATGGCTGCGGTCCAGGCATCGGCCGCGGCCTTGGCGATGACGTCGCCGATGGCCTCGAACGGGTTGGGGATGTCGCCCAGGCCGGGGATGCCGCCGCCGAACAGGTCGCCGACGTTCGGGAGGCCAGGGATGCCGGGGATCCCGGGGACCCCCGGCAAGCCCGGGAGTCCAGGCAATCCGCCGTCGCAGATCGCGTCGAGGATGCCGCAGCCGTCCGGGAGCAGTCCGGTCGCGCCGTCGAGGACGTCGCCGGCGCCGTTGATCAGGTTCCCGGCGCCGTCCTTGACCTCGCCGGCAGCGTCTTTGCCGCAGTCGATCGGGTCCTTGGCGCAGTCGACGGCGTCGCCGCCGAGGTCGCACAGCGCGTCCGGGCCGGGGCAGCCCATCTTGACGTCACGGGCCGGCAGCTGGCCGGTGGCCGCCACCGGAGCGGACCGGGCCGTCGTGGCGGCCGTGCGGGCCACCGGCTCGGCCGCGGCCGCGGCGGGCGGCTGCAGCGCGGTGGCGGCACCGACGAGCGTGGTGAGGACGAGGACGGCCAGCGCGGCGATGCCCAGCCTGGTCACTCGGTCGACGACAGCGGCGATCACTGGGGCGCTCCGTCGATCGGGATCCAGCCGGCCTGCTTGTACTCCGGGGTGCCCGGCGCGACCGCCTGTGGCTGGCCGGTGGAGACCAGGTGGTCGATGTCCTCATCGCTGCCCTGGACCAGGCGCCAGTCCCCTACTCCGTCGACCTCGGTCCAGCGCATCAGCTGGGTGCCGGCGTAGAGGCCATCGCTGACCTTGCCGTTGGCGGTGGTGAGGGTGACGTAGCTGAGCAGGTTCACCGCGTAGTAGCCGGTGTCGAGCTCTTCGAGGGTGTAGGCGATCGGTGTCACGGCGTACGACGCGGGCGGCGGGACGTCGCCCTGCTTCGGGACGCCGGCCTGCTGGCGGCGCAGCGCGACGGCGTCGCGGGCGCGTTGCTCGAAGACCGCCTTGTCTTCGGGGGCGGCGTACAGGCCGGCCACGGCGGCGGCCTGGTCGTAGTCGAACCCGAGCTGTGCCTTGGCGACCTCGACCTGCAGGGCGACCGCACCGAGGTCTGTGGCCGGGAACCGGATGGGGTGGCCGTCGACCACCTCGGCGCCGGTCGGGATCACGACGCCGTCCGCGGGGGCGGTGTCCGGGGCCACCTGCTCGACCGAGACGTTCTGCCCCTCGGTCTGGCTCGATCCGCCGGAGGTCTTGTCGGTGCCGCCGTTGTCGTCGGCGCGTCCTCGAGCTCCGAGCCACACGGCGGTGGCCACCAGGGCGGCGATCACCACCAGGACGCCCACACGCAGCAAGGTGGTGCGGGACTCCCCCATCGGGCCGTTGATCCGGTTGCTCATCTCGTTGCGCATGTCAGTGCTCCCCTTCGTGGTCGCCGGGGTTGGTGGGTTCGGTCGTGTGGTCGGTGGACCAGGTGCGCCAGCCGGCCTCGTGGGCTAGCTGGGTGCCGGGCCAGGTTGCGGGTGCGGGTGCCGGCGGAGTGCCGGGGGCGACCATCCAGCGGCCGCCGACCCACTGCATGCGCTCGCAGTGCGCGAAGGCGATCTGGCCCTCGGACTTGTAGGTCGCGCTGACCTTCATCAGCACGCAGACTGTGGCCCAGTCGGGGCCGTCGGTTCCCTTGATCAGCGCGCCGGCCGGCTCGAGGGAGACCGAGGCGCTGGGGTCCTTGACCTCGCCCATCCCGGTGCTGGACAGGAAGGCCCGGACGCTGGCGGTGATCCACCAGTCCTCCGCGCGGACGCCGCCGGGCAGCGCCCAGGCGTTGTAGACCTCCTCGGCGGTGGTCAGGCTCATCGACTGCAGCACCGCGAGGTCGATCTGGGCGAGCTGTCCGATCGCGCCCTCGGGGGTCTGCGGGAACCCGGTCATCACGAAAGCGGGTCCGTTGACGCCGGCGCCGGCCGGGATCTTGATCTCCGGGGCCTTGGTGCTGGTGGTCTCGGCCGGGAAGGCCGCGCCCTCGGGGACGCTCAGCATCGGCTCGGCCGCGATGTCGTCGCGGTGTGCGGCACCGCGGGCCACCGTCGAGTGGTCGGTCTCGCCGGTGGCCGCGCCGGTGTTCGCGTTCGCCTCGTCCCCGATACCGGCGATCGCCAGGTACACCGCGTAGACGAGGCCGACCAGCAGGAGCACAGCCACGGCGACGGCGGCGGCGAGGATGCCGAGCAGCCGGCGCCGGCCCCACTCGGTGGTGGCCTCGGCCTTCTTCGTGGCTGCGCGCCGCATCAGATGCAGCCCTTGCCGAGGATCCCGTTGAGCATGCCGGGCAGGACCAGGTAGGCGATCGCGCAGGCGAACACGACGACCACCGAGATCACGCCGACCTTGGAGGCGTGCGGCAGGGAGAACACTCGGCCGGCGATGATTGCGCCGATGGCGATGATGATGCCGAGACCGAACAGGACGATGACGCCCCACAGCACGTAGCTGGTGATCTCGTTGGTGGGTCCGACAGCACCCGGGGGTGCCTTCGGGCAGACCTTGGCGGCCATCGGGAGAACAGCGGTCATGACGTCCATGGGTGGACTTCCTTTCTGGGTTGCTGACCCCCGGTGGGTCAGGCGCTTTCGCTGGTGTCGCACAGGTGTGCGGGCTCGAGCAGCTGGCGGGCTGCCGAGATCAGGGGGGCCGGGACGGGCCGGGAGTCCAGGCCGTTGACCGCGAGCTCGCGGTCCTCGGGGATCTCCACGCACCGGTCTGCGACTAGGGCGCGCCGTACGGCGGGCCCGCCGGCGTGCTCGAGGCCCCGGGGCCACTTCTTGCGGCGCGGACCGCGCACGGCGAGGGTGATCTGCTCGGGCTGCCAGTGGTTGGCCAGCAGCTCGAGCGCGACCGAGGCGCGGCGCATCCCGGGGACGGTGGCGGTGGTGACCAGGACGATCTGGTCGGCGGTGCGGACGGCCTCGGCGAGCCAGCAGTCGGTGGCCAGAAGTTG
Coding sequences:
- a CDS encoding IS256 family transposase, which produces MTAGPSIDPAQFLNEQLSQASPDLMRDLLTTFVNALLSAQADAVCGAGYGERSMERVNSRNGYRHRDLDTRVGTLDVAVPKLRTGSLYPEWLLERRKRAERALTSVVATCYLLGVSTRRMDKLVQTLGITGLSKSQVSVMAKELDEHVEQFRTRRLEEAGPFTFVAADALVLKVREGGRVVPVHVLVATGVNADGHREILGVQVTSSEDGAGWLAFWRDLTARGLAGVKLVTSDAHAGLVAAIGATLPGASWQRCRTHYAANLMSATPKSSWGWVKALLHSIYDQPDADAVHAQFDRVVDALAEKLPKVAEHLEDARADILAFTAFPKEIWRQIWSNNPNERLNREIRRRTDVVGIFPDRASIIRLVGAVLAEQHDEWAEGRRYLGLDVLARAQAVDTCVVEEVTEPELQALTA
- a CDS encoding ATP-binding protein, with the protein product MTTSRRNRRGGRDMAALLSDFGHDLPTIAALEPEAKEPRIFKYAPRRGAARGGRGWAAATAPASAWRMTSDQAPVFWPFVSAPALPPTGAQMGVDQLSGGSFYCDPFGWVLRDDVPATNPNIFQFAKPGSGKSGTTKAFCTRMMPFGYRTLVTGDVKDEYESLCRALGVEPFVIAPGFWARVNPLDMGPLGDGWKDLSAEEQQRRATIIFKRWLVLVRGLVGSMKIDDERRVPFGPDESDVVRNALQILTGYAAGNTVLKETTIPRLWDLLRNPTEELVRACEYANTRVFLDDTRLLRNALGELVTGTLAGLFDDFTNIEVDWRAPIQSFSLSRLDGLGDEAVGIALLCMNSWGRGLREIAEPGDLRIVVRDEVWKQMRLGTAAVASFDADLRLSRGMAGKGGDIQFCNLHKPSDLLSVGDADSQAAMIAKDLLELADIKILGAQKPRVARELDSMLGLGPIAQDLVSGWAMQDKGRALWCIGDATYKVQTVLHPLEKKLYYTNEAIEAAL
- a CDS encoding SCO6880 family protein; translated protein: MTIYADYQRDRIGWFFGLSGGQLMFLALASLPAFWAISRGAWFSAFLFALVWLFLLAITVIPVRGRSATGWVFASTAYAVGGLLGWTSFRAKATQGRGEDLDTPDLPGVLQGVQIHDGPPHGSQLQRVAVIQDHATKTWAVTAAIVHPGIGMKDVEERNRYGEALAGLLDVAGRTEKVDEILFMVRTVPEDGAERDLWVTKHRRANAPELAEVVNSDLAHGLTQASVRTETFVTIVVPETRIARSAKESGGGFEGRCREIYLLMAEIEAQLRGPMGMTSVRWLTSPELALACRTGFAPGDRAGIVEALAMREKEPGVNADVPWAMAGPSGADATVRHYSHDAWNSISATIKLPTRGVAMGALAPILTPSESGERRSFVVAYPIVSHSKADRQSGNAEWAADLAEGMNEKLGRKTRAKQRDEAHKARGLDAKLARGNSLTRPYAVCTVTVPKTLRITEFGRRLDASVRRAGFAPLRLDLAQDTGFSASTIPLGTSLTRSGDA
- a CDS encoding type IV secretion system protein, producing MIAAVVDRVTRLGIAALAVLVLTTLVGAATALQPPAAAAAEPVARTAATTARSAPVAATGQLPARDVKMGCPGPDALCDLGGDAVDCAKDPIDCGKDAAGEVKDGAGNLINGAGDVLDGATGLLPDGCGILDAICDGGLPGLPGLPGVPGIPGIPGLPNVGDLFGGGIPGLGDIPNPFEAIGDVIAKAAADAWTAAMLAVWNSGLFVLRIVLTFSELFLTPDLRADGPGKDVYAFTLWLALSLVVILAMIQLGAAAFKREGKGLARAFIGAGQFVVVCACWFGYCVMIVAACGAITKALMKSLLKVQTWPDWDPLGGLGIDDITDAGVATALAFLGIFLWLAAIGHVLVYLARAASLLVLTATGPLSAAGLVSDFTRSWFWKSLRWFHAAAFTPVLMVMVLGIGVQFANGVAAHLADDTAKAFGTALPAVMTILISVVAPLALFKLLAFVDPGTPSGASFRQGMAIQGGLQGLLGGGAGGGGSSAASTTDANGRSSGEQSAEASTGDRFNKSTQGVLGSFGPVGQALSTGMGWINSAGAKATSLMSDETNQAGVGQSTYGPDFSGMGGRQSGGQSGDQSSGTHPGSQGGGDYDPQMPTPPMPPAPPTPPTLPTGGAPGGGSGGGQGGAGGAGAAPKTPAAGGGGGAAGGAGGAAAAAGGIPPVAV